A genomic region of Haliotis asinina isolate JCU_RB_2024 chromosome 1, JCU_Hal_asi_v2, whole genome shotgun sequence contains the following coding sequences:
- the LOC137293992 gene encoding dynein regulatory complex protein 10-like, whose amino-acid sequence MAAAMTVTDVVTVPQPQVEPTLQIRLQAQTVPRPPPTMAPKAGLRKLKIDPSRALEPTRKKLSTIESQRVMTVFEETIRRVEVITLLPHILQNLDRFRISFGQELIELLEQHYRIQESYQEIRDMLDQQLAKRMRSAKTQSTEAVEEEGQNELDREETQEESIVRPSSASSAGSFASIDSQTENMRRNLTYVAHQLSNSCKNILRCFSINPAAMNAVTAEFKKRDAHCKTLCGNLHELKEILLCKLLTTPREEKEKMAYLDEISQRERNNAVIIDKMEAELKAALDDKEEEIRKKNDVIRRLQADLHQIEKFSEEHIRRVKTEAEKQEAADMKNSDGKRQKLQQEINQLRTQLQNLTMEHRESEQELRRRKFKIETEVENWIQKYDQDMGERQDEYEEIDAIYTEEKKQLNELEERFKTLEAEYLQIMEERRLAREKREKAERELALMVKAATTIQAFWRSFKVRKALKSKKKKGGGKKKKK is encoded by the exons ATGGCAGCTGCAATGACTGTCACTGATGTGGTAACAGTTCCACAGCCTCAGGTGGAACCAACGTTACAGATTCGTCTTCAGGCACAAACAGTCCCAAGACCTCCACCAACTATGGCACCTAAGGCTGGATTGAGGAAACTTAAAATTGACCCATCACGGGCTCTTGAGCCTACAAGGAAAAAGCTGTCAACCATTGAATCACAGAGAGTTATGACAGTGTTTGAGGAAACCATCAGAAGAGTTGAAGTAATAACTCTCCTCCCTCACATCCTTCAAAACCTTGACAGGTTTCGCATATCATTTGGACAGGAGCTGATTGAACTCCTGGAACAACATTATCGGATTCAGGAAAGTTACCAAGAGATACGTGATATGCTGGATCAACAGCTGGCCAAACGAATGCGGAGTGCAAAGACCCAGTCTACAGAGGCAGTAGAGGAGGAAGGTCAGAATGAGCTTGATAGGGAAGAAACTCAAGAAGAGTCGATAGTACGACCATCCAGTGCATCAAGTGCAGGTTCGTTTGCCAGCATTGACAGCCAAACAGAAAACATGAGGAGGAACCTGACTTACGTTGCGCATCAGTTGAGTAACTCATGCAAGAACATCCTACGATGTTTCAGCATCAACCCTGCAGCCATGAATGCAGTTACTGCAGAGTTCAAGAAAAGGGATGCCCATTGTAAGACACTATGTGGGAATCTGCATGAGTTGAAGGAAATACTTCTTTGCAAACTATTAACTACACCCAGGGAGGAGAAAGAAAAGATGGCATACCTGGATGAAATATCGCAAAGAGAAAGAAATAATGCTGTAATTATAGACAAAATGGAGGCAGAATTGAAGGCTGCATTAGACGACAAGGAAGAAGAG ATCCGCAAGAAAAATGATGTCATCCGCCGTCTACAGGCTGACCTGCATCAGATTGAAAAGTTTTCAGAGGAGCACATTCGTCGTGTGAAAACAGAGGCAGAGAAACAGGAAGCTGCTGACATGAAGAACAGTGATGGGAAGAGGCAGAAGTTGCAGCAGGAGATAAACCAGCTGCGAACACAGCTGCAGAACCTTACCATGGAACACCGAGAGAGTGAGCAAGAACTTCGCAGG AGGAAGTTCAAGATTGAAACTGAAGTTGAAAACTGGATTCAGAAATAtgaccaggacatgggagaACGACAG GATGAGTATGAGGAGATTGACGCGATCTACACAGAGGAGAAGAAACAGCTGAATGAGCTGGAGGAACGCTTCAAGACTCTGGAGGCTGAGTACCTGCAGATCATGGAGGAGAGAAGACTGGCCCGAGAGAAGCGTGAGAAGGCCGAGAGGGAGCTGGCTCTCATGGTCAAGGCTGCCACAACCATTCAGGCATTCTGGAGGTCATTCAAAGTCCGAAAGGCCCTCAAGTCCAAGAAGAAGAAGGGAGGtgggaagaagaagaagaagtag